In Flavobacterium enshiense, the genomic stretch GTTGCATTCGAAACCTGTTCAATTTCCCACAGAATCATTTTGAACAACAATTCATTTACCTGATGATACATTATGAAAACCATTTCATCCGGTAAAGTTGTACGTTGAATCTGTAAGTTTAGAAGAGCGTCCGTTTGTATATAATCCCAATAAGTGATTGGTTTAGCCCATAAAAGGCCTTCTAAATGCGTTTCGGTTTTTTGATTGATTGCCTGGAATTTCGCATCAATCTGATCCAGTTTATTCTGAATTTCTGGTGTAATTTCCATTATTGTTTTTTTACTTTAACTTTAAATGAGTTTTTTAATCCTTTGAATCCGTCCAAGTCCGCTTTTAAAGAACCTACTGCCAAACTGGCTTTTATTCGAATCGGCATTTTATTGTCGTCGTCCGAAATCCAAACAGTCAAACTTTCCTGTTCTTTAAACACTCTTCCGGATTGAACATACGGCCTGAAAACCATCGTTGGAATAATGCCGAATTTGGTATCTATATCTTCTCTTCCGATGTATTTGAGCTTGAATTTATACACCTCATCATCAAAGAACATATCAATAACTACCGATTCCCCCGGAACCATTTTATCGATTCTTGGGTGGTTTCTTAAATAATAAAACGAAGATACAATATCCTGAACATTTTCAGGCACGGTAAACGTTTTTTCGGTTCTATGTTTGTAGTCTTTAACAAGGACCGTGTTTTTTGTTTGATTAAAAAAACCCTCCTGATTTTTAGTATAACCGCCCTCGTCGATTTTTCGGAGGTACTGATACGGCTTGCCGGTTTCCTTATCAAACATACTTTGATAATCATCTGCAACCTTGAAGAAGAATTTGGTCATCCCTACCGTGTAACCCTTTCCAATAACATGATGTACTTTTCTGTTGTTGCGGACAGCTTCCTTAATTTCCAGCGTTGCAAAGCCGGCATTTACAAGTCCGTAGTGAATCCGGAATTTAAAAAATTCCCCGGTTGTGAAGGCATCTTCCTGTCGTGCGGAAGTAAAAGACACCGCAAACACTAGTAAACAGAGAAGGAAGAGAAGTAGTATACCTTTTTTCATTGGTCAAATTTTATGTAATTTACAACCAAAATCACAATTTCTATTCCAAAATTAGGAAAACAAAAAAACTCAGTCAAAAAAATGACTGAGTTTTTATGCTATTAACCAACCAAAAAACTATAAATTATGAAAAATTTACTTACTCCAATGAGGGGTTATGACTTCCTCATTTTCGTAGTGCAAATGTAGCTGGTTTTATTGCATAATTGCAACCGAAATTTCAACTTTAACACAACATTAGCAAAATTTCGGCTTT encodes the following:
- a CDS encoding DUF3108 domain-containing protein; translation: MKKGILLLFLLCLLVFAVSFTSARQEDAFTTGEFFKFRIHYGLVNAGFATLEIKEAVRNNRKVHHVIGKGYTVGMTKFFFKVADDYQSMFDKETGKPYQYLRKIDEGGYTKNQEGFFNQTKNTVLVKDYKHRTEKTFTVPENVQDIVSSFYYLRNHPRIDKMVPGESVVIDMFFDDEVYKFKLKYIGREDIDTKFGIIPTMVFRPYVQSGRVFKEQESLTVWISDDDNKMPIRIKASLAVGSLKADLDGFKGLKNSFKVKVKKQ